A region of Oncorhynchus masou masou isolate Uvic2021 chromosome 29, UVic_Omas_1.1, whole genome shotgun sequence DNA encodes the following proteins:
- the LOC135520090 gene encoding serine/threonine-protein kinase 40: MSKRRSLERGAGETSGRASKLLCPGIAGSNAKRAGPFILGPRLGNSPVPSIVQCLARKDGTDDFYQLKILTLEERADAAAETQEERQGKMLLHTEYSLLSLLHNQDGVVHHHGLFQDRAYEIVEDPEANNGKVRRMKKRICLVLDCLCAHDFSDKTADLINLQHYVIKEKRLSEREAIVIFYDVVRVVEALHKKNIVHRDLKLGNMVLNKRTHRITITNFCLGKHLVSEDDLLKDQRGSPAYISPDVLSGRPYHGKPSDMWALGVVLFTMLYGQFPFYDSIPQELFRKIKAAEYSIPEDGRVSENTVCLIRKLLVLDPQQRLTAAEVLESLSGIIASWQSVSSLTGPLQVVPDIDDQVSHPEHLQEVKMTEESSQYEFENYMRQQLLLAEEKNTIHEAKASFLTKRQFGAIPPVRRLGHDATPVSPLDAAILAQRFLRK; the protein is encoded by the exons ATGTCAAAGCGGCGCTCTTTGGAGAGGGGGGCCGGAGAGACTTCAGGCAGGGCCAGCAAGCTCCTCTGTCCTGGAATTGCTGGAAGCAATGCGAAGAGGGCAGGTCCCTTCATCCTGG GGCCTCGTTTAGGGAACTCGCCCGTGCCAAGTATAGTGCAGTGTCTCGCCAGGAAGGATGGGACGGATGACTTCTACCAGCTAAAA ATCCTGACGCTGGAGGAGCGGGCAGACGCTGCCGCAGAGACCCAGGAAGAGAGGCAGGGGAAGATGCTGCTGCACACCGAGTACTCCCTCCTCTCGCTGCTCCATAACCAGGACGGAGTGGTGCACCACCATGGCCTGTTCCAG GACCGGGCATACGAGATTGTGGAGGACCCGGAGGCCAACAATGGCAAGGTACGCCGGATGAAGAAGCGGATCTGCCTAGTGCTGGACTGCCTCTGTGCGCACGATTTCAGCGACAAGACTGCGGACCTCATCAACCTGCAGCACTACGTCATCAAGGAGAAGCGGCTGAGCGAGCGCGAGGCCATCGTCATCTTCTATGACGTGGTGCGTGTGGTGGAGGCCCTGCACAAG AAAAACATTGTGCACCGAGACCTGAAGCTTGGAAACATGGTGCTGAACAAACG GACTCACCGGATTACCATCACCAACTTCTGCCTGGGCAAGCACCTGGTGAGCGAGGACGACCTGCTGAAGGACCAGCGAGGAAGTCCAGCCTACATCAGCCCTGACGTACTGAGTG GCCGGCCGTACCACGGTAAGCCCAGTGACATGTGGGCCCTTGGCGTGGTGCTGTTCACCATGCTCTACGGCCAGTTCCCCTTCTACGACAGCATACCTCAGGAGCTATTCCGCAAGATCAAGGCTGCAGAGTACTCCATCCCAGA ggaCGGGCGTGTGTCGGAGAACACTGTGTGTCTTATACGGAAGCTGCTGGTGCTGGACCCCCAGCAGAGGCTGACCGCTGCCGAGGTCCTGGAGTCTCTCAGCGGCATTATTGCCTCATG GCAGTCAGTATCCTCTTTGACCGGACCTCTTCAGGTTGTACCGGACATTGATGACCAGGTCAGCCACCCAGAGCATCTCCAGGAG gtGAAAATGACAGAGGAGTCGTCGCAGTACGAGTTTGAGAACTACATGCGCCAGCAGCTGCTTCTGGCCGAGGAGAAGAACACTATTCACGAGGCCAAGGCCAGCTTCCTCACCAAGCGCCAGTTCGGCGCCATCCCGCCCGTGCGGCGCCTGGGCCACGATGCCACGCCCGTCAGCCCTCTGGATGCCGCCATCCTGGCCCAGCGCTTTCTCCGGAAGTAG